One region of Marinilabiliales bacterium genomic DNA includes:
- a CDS encoding uroporphyrinogen decarboxylase, translated as MEGAGLIRKAFRLEPAGRVPWVPFVGVHAAKLLGIGAEDYLKSSDNIVRGVSEAIKLYNPDGIPVVFDLQIEAEALGCRLKWSENSPPSVISHPLQEGVKLEDLKIPLPAAGRIGVVMDATRTLRAMHSDTALYGLITGPFTLALHLVGTDIFMKMFESPEEVNGIMDFCTGVATMTAGQFIESGCDVIAMVDPMTSQIDPGSFGTFVSEHATKIFSYIKERGALSSFFVCGNARQNIEAMCLCRPDNISIDENIPLDFVRDTALAHNISFGGNMRLTTVLLMGSEADSRREALECMDTGGRRGFVLAPGCDLPIDTPPANLRAVTELVHDEMMQGELRASSVTVAEVEKADLTGHWSSDKVVIDIVTLDSASCAPCQYMTDAVKRASLPFGEKVVCTEHKITTREGVEMMAALGVKNLPSIVIDGNIEFVSQIPPVDTIRKSIARYLDARQG; from the coding sequence ATGGAAGGAGCCGGACTTATAAGAAAAGCTTTCAGACTTGAACCGGCCGGGCGGGTGCCGTGGGTCCCTTTTGTGGGTGTACACGCGGCAAAACTTCTCGGCATCGGCGCTGAGGATTACCTGAAATCATCAGATAATATTGTGAGGGGTGTATCCGAAGCGATAAAGTTATACAACCCCGACGGCATACCGGTAGTGTTTGATCTGCAGATCGAGGCCGAGGCGCTCGGATGCCGCCTTAAATGGTCTGAGAACAGTCCCCCCTCCGTTATCTCCCACCCACTGCAGGAGGGCGTAAAACTGGAGGATCTGAAGATCCCTTTGCCCGCAGCGGGCCGCATCGGAGTGGTAATGGATGCCACAAGAACACTTCGTGCAATGCATTCTGATACAGCTCTTTACGGACTAATAACGGGGCCCTTTACTCTGGCCCTTCACCTGGTGGGCACCGATATATTCATGAAAATGTTCGAGTCCCCCGAAGAGGTGAACGGCATAATGGATTTCTGCACCGGCGTGGCCACAATGACGGCCGGGCAGTTCATTGAATCGGGATGCGACGTTATCGCGATGGTTGACCCTATGACCAGCCAGATCGATCCCGGGTCGTTCGGCACCTTTGTATCAGAACATGCAACAAAAATTTTCAGTTACATAAAAGAACGCGGAGCACTGAGCTCCTTCTTCGTTTGCGGAAATGCGAGGCAGAACATAGAGGCGATGTGCCTGTGCAGGCCTGACAATATTTCGATAGATGAGAATATACCTCTCGACTTTGTGCGGGATACTGCCCTTGCCCACAACATCAGCTTCGGGGGCAATATGAGGCTTACCACGGTATTGCTCATGGGCAGCGAGGCCGACAGCCGCCGCGAGGCTCTTGAATGCATGGATACGGGCGGCAGGAGAGGTTTTGTTCTGGCCCCCGGCTGCGACCTCCCCATCGACACTCCGCCCGCAAACCTCAGGGCAGTTACTGAACTCGTGCACGATGAGATGATGCAGGGTGAGCTGAGGGCCTCGTCGGTGACGGTGGCAGAGGTGGAGAAGGCCGATTTGACCGGCCACTGGAGCAGCGACAAGGTGGTGATCGACATTGTCACACTCGATTCAGCATCATGCGCACCCTGCCAGTACATGACAGATGCCGTGAAAAGGGCTTCTCTCCCTTTCGGGGAAAAGGTGGTCTGCACCGAGCACAAGATCACCACCAGGGAGGGTGTAGAGATGATGGCGGCCCTTGGCGTGAAGAACCTGCCTTCAATAGTTATTGACGGCAATATTGAGTTTGTTTCGCAGATACCGCCGGTTGACACGATAAGGAAGAGTATAGCCCGTTACCTTGATGCCAGGCAGGGCTGA
- a CDS encoding GTP-binding protein produces the protein MVNEPGHKIIPFYLITGFLGSGKTTLLREILQYYSAERRIAVIQNEFAPSGIDGKELEMSASGFRLVEVNNGSVFCVCLMADFISQLEKLIDEYRPGMIFLEASGLADPVNIIELTGKEGIRGRIVPEHIITVADAVNFDRGMKALPRFRHQIMVADTVMLNKTDIFRGDIQLIRDQIVSLNPYARIIETAYCKIDIKQLTEGWRPGQRAAHTLAGTEPGGRPEINACVLRGHDRMTVEGLRLFIGELQKSSPRIKGFVNLDDGRVMAVQSVFGTFELSGIRGYEGPTELIAFGRGLTPGLLRELMKRYKKV, from the coding sequence ATGGTAAACGAACCGGGACATAAAATAATACCATTTTACCTGATTACGGGTTTTCTCGGTAGCGGTAAAACGACGCTGCTCAGGGAGATCCTGCAATACTATTCAGCCGAAAGGCGGATTGCCGTGATACAGAATGAGTTCGCCCCTTCGGGGATTGACGGCAAAGAGCTCGAAATGTCGGCAAGCGGCTTCAGGCTTGTTGAGGTAAATAACGGATCGGTTTTTTGTGTCTGCCTGATGGCGGACTTCATCAGCCAACTTGAGAAACTGATTGATGAGTACAGGCCCGGTATGATCTTCCTTGAAGCAAGCGGACTGGCGGATCCGGTAAATATTATCGAGCTGACCGGGAAGGAGGGGATAAGGGGGAGAATTGTTCCTGAGCATATCATAACCGTAGCCGACGCCGTGAACTTTGACCGTGGCATGAAGGCGCTCCCCAGGTTCAGGCACCAGATCATGGTGGCCGATACCGTGATGCTTAACAAAACCGACATATTCAGGGGGGACATACAGTTGATTCGCGATCAAATCGTCTCGCTCAATCCGTATGCCCGGATAATCGAAACAGCATACTGCAAAATTGATATCAAGCAGCTTACAGAGGGCTGGCGGCCCGGGCAAAGGGCTGCTCACACCCTTGCAGGGACTGAGCCTGGTGGGAGGCCGGAAATAAACGCATGTGTGCTGCGCGGGCATGATAGAATGACCGTAGAGGGTTTGCGGCTTTTTATCGGCGAATTGCAGAAGTCATCACCAAGGATAAAGGGGTTTGTCAATCTTGATGACGGCAGGGTTATGGCGGTGCAGTCGGTTTTCGGTACATTTGAACTGAGCGGGATCAGGGGCTATGAAGGACCCACCGAATTAATTGCATTTGGAAGGGGCCTGACACCCGGCCTGTTGCGTGAGCTGATGAAAAGGTATAAAAAGGTGTGA
- a CDS encoding methyltransferase: protein MTSRERLQAALSHRQPDRIPVDFGSTGVTGIHVMSIENLRNHYGLDYRPVKVTRPYQMLGEIEDDLLEIMGVDTLGLKSARNEYGIENTNWKEFKTFWGQVVLVPGGFNTTTDDNGDLLVYPQGDTSAPPSGRMPVSGFFFDTIIRQPPIDESRLNPEDNLEEYGYVTDESLEYWKGNLERAGASGKGIIASFGGTALGDIAHVPAPALKHPRGIRDIEEWYMSILMRPEYIHQVFEKQTEIAISNLSKFAGLAGDIVDVAYICGTDFGTQSSLFCAPETFDELYKPYYRKINDWIHANTSWRTFKHSCGAIFELIPNLIDAGFDILNPVQISASGMDPERLKKEYGGSIVFWGGGVDTQHVLSFGKPEEVRDQVLRQCEILGREGGFVFSTVHNVQANVPVENLVAMIDAIRELR from the coding sequence ATGACATCAAGAGAACGGCTGCAGGCAGCCCTTTCGCACAGGCAACCCGACAGGATACCGGTCGATTTCGGCTCGACGGGGGTGACCGGGATACATGTGATGAGCATTGAGAATCTGAGGAATCATTACGGACTTGATTACCGGCCGGTAAAGGTTACCAGGCCTTACCAGATGCTTGGCGAGATTGAGGATGACCTGCTCGAAATCATGGGAGTGGACACACTCGGACTCAAGAGTGCCAGAAACGAATATGGCATTGAGAACACGAACTGGAAGGAGTTTAAAACGTTTTGGGGACAGGTGGTGCTGGTGCCGGGAGGGTTCAATACCACCACCGACGATAACGGCGACCTGCTGGTCTACCCCCAGGGAGACACATCGGCGCCGCCAAGCGGCAGGATGCCTGTTTCAGGTTTCTTTTTTGACACCATCATACGGCAGCCGCCGATAGACGAATCCAGGCTCAACCCTGAAGATAACCTCGAGGAGTATGGGTATGTGACCGATGAATCCCTGGAATACTGGAAGGGAAACCTGGAGAGGGCCGGTGCATCAGGTAAGGGTATTATTGCCAGCTTCGGGGGTACCGCACTGGGAGATATCGCGCACGTACCTGCTCCTGCACTGAAGCATCCGAGGGGTATCAGGGATATTGAGGAGTGGTACATGTCAATCCTTATGCGTCCGGAGTACATTCATCAGGTATTTGAAAAACAGACTGAAATTGCCATTAGCAACCTGTCAAAGTTTGCCGGGTTAGCAGGCGACATAGTGGATGTAGCCTATATATGCGGAACCGATTTCGGTACACAGAGCTCTCTCTTCTGCGCCCCCGAAACCTTCGATGAGCTGTACAAGCCCTATTACCGGAAGATAAACGACTGGATACATGCCAACACCAGCTGGAGGACCTTCAAGCACTCATGCGGGGCAATCTTTGAGCTTATACCGAACCTGATTGACGCGGGATTCGATATACTCAACCCTGTGCAGATCAGCGCCTCGGGCATGGACCCTGAGAGGCTGAAGAAGGAATATGGCGGCAGCATTGTCTTCTGGGGAGGAGGAGTCGATACCCAGCATGTTCTCTCATTCGGCAAACCTGAAGAGGTCAGGGACCAGGTGCTGAGACAGTGTGAGATACTGGGCAGGGAGGGTGGATTTGTCTTCAGTACGGTCCACAATGTGCAGGCAAACGTGCCTGTTGAGAACCTGGTGGCAATGATTGATGCGATCCGGGAGTTAAGATGA
- a CDS encoding gfo/Idh/MocA family oxidoreductase, with the protein MEEKPGKTSISRREFIGKTALTGAALTIVPGYVVSGLGHVAPSDKLNIAGVGVGGIGLRNLNMITGQNIVALCDVDHDYAAKAFNAYPDAKVYKDYRVMLEKQKDIDAVMVATPDHSHAVVSVDAMKAGKHVYIEKPLALSVYETRVLTETARRYRVATQMGNQGNSSESVRKICEWIWAGAIGEIREVHAWTNRPIWPQGLERPEETMAVPGTLDWDLWLGPAKWRPYHSIYHPWNWRGWWDFGTGALGDMGCHILDPVFQALKLKYPVSIQGSSSQVNTESPPVASRVRYEFPARENMPQLAMPPVTVIWYDGGLRPDRPADLEDGESMGDWNGGALFIGSKGKISCGLFGDNYHIFPKHVRESIKDPAPSIRRVKDGTEGHWNDWVRACKESPGSRVETSSNLEYAGPFSESVVMGNLAIRLQELNKTLLWDGQNMRVTNLSENDEVRVVTTDRFTVVNGDPRFDTQYVTIPAKASAEEWINPVYREGWSL; encoded by the coding sequence ATGGAAGAGAAACCAGGAAAGACATCAATTTCCCGCCGCGAATTTATCGGGAAAACCGCCCTCACAGGTGCAGCGCTGACTATTGTGCCGGGTTATGTTGTTAGCGGACTTGGACATGTGGCGCCAAGTGATAAACTGAATATTGCCGGAGTAGGGGTTGGAGGTATCGGGTTAAGGAACCTTAATATGATCACCGGCCAGAATATTGTAGCCCTTTGCGATGTTGATCATGATTATGCTGCAAAGGCTTTCAATGCATATCCTGATGCGAAGGTATACAAGGATTACAGGGTAATGCTTGAAAAACAGAAAGATATTGATGCAGTCATGGTAGCTACACCCGATCACTCCCATGCGGTAGTATCTGTTGATGCCATGAAGGCAGGCAAGCATGTATATATCGAAAAGCCGCTTGCATTGTCGGTATACGAGACCCGGGTGCTGACCGAGACGGCACGCAGATACAGGGTGGCAACCCAGATGGGTAACCAGGGCAACTCAAGCGAATCTGTACGTAAAATATGTGAATGGATCTGGGCTGGCGCCATTGGTGAGATAAGGGAGGTACACGCGTGGACAAACCGGCCCATATGGCCGCAGGGACTTGAACGGCCTGAAGAGACTATGGCTGTTCCCGGTACGCTCGACTGGGATCTCTGGCTGGGCCCTGCAAAATGGCGCCCTTACCATTCGATCTACCATCCATGGAACTGGAGGGGCTGGTGGGATTTCGGGACAGGTGCCTTAGGCGATATGGGTTGTCATATTCTCGACCCTGTATTTCAGGCTCTAAAACTGAAATATCCTGTGAGCATCCAGGGCAGTTCATCGCAGGTCAATACCGAGAGCCCTCCTGTTGCTTCACGTGTAAGGTATGAATTCCCTGCAAGGGAGAATATGCCACAGCTTGCAATGCCGCCTGTTACAGTTATCTGGTATGATGGCGGCCTGCGCCCGGATCGCCCGGCCGACCTTGAAGATGGGGAGAGTATGGGAGACTGGAACGGGGGTGCTTTGTTTATCGGATCCAAGGGAAAAATATCATGCGGACTTTTCGGCGACAATTACCATATTTTCCCGAAACATGTCAGGGAGAGTATCAAGGACCCGGCACCATCCATAAGAAGGGTAAAAGACGGAACAGAGGGCCACTGGAATGACTGGGTGCGCGCCTGTAAGGAGAGCCCCGGCAGCCGTGTTGAAACCAGTTCAAACCTAGAATATGCAGGACCGTTCAGCGAGAGCGTTGTAATGGGGAACCTGGCTATACGCCTGCAGGAGCTTAATAAGACACTCCTTTGGGATGGTCAGAACATGCGAGTCACCAACCTTTCTGAAAATGATGAGGTGAGGGTGGTGACGACGGACAGGTTTACCGTGGTCAACGGTGATCCCCGTTTTGACACCCAGTATGTTACAATACCGGCTAAAGCTTCGGCAGAGGAATGGATCAATCCTGTTTACAGGGAGGGCTGGTCTCTTTGA
- a CDS encoding ROK family protein encodes MNKVIGIDVGGTMVKGVLIDEKGNVLHQESVPTNDKESSPEWMNTARELHGMLKQKSGCDNCITGIAAPGIANGEHSAIAYMPGRLAGIENFNWGDYLGNREVFVLNDAHAALMAESAFGAGKGLKNIVLLTLGTGVGGGILINGELYTGKGLMAGHLGHITLNSAVDETGITGSPGTLEQAIGNTTVARRSAGRFDSTSKLVEAYQKGDSFAAFVWLDSVRKLALAICSIANAISPDAVILGGGITNAGNCLFGPLNDFIDVYEWRPGGKQTAIFQAEYSDLSGAVGAAAFAIARAGNK; translated from the coding sequence ATGAACAAAGTAATAGGTATAGATGTTGGGGGCACTATGGTCAAGGGTGTCCTTATAGATGAAAAAGGGAATGTCCTGCACCAGGAGAGTGTCCCCACCAACGATAAGGAGAGCTCGCCGGAATGGATGAATACAGCACGCGAGTTGCACGGGATGCTGAAGCAAAAAAGCGGTTGTGATAACTGCATTACCGGTATTGCGGCACCGGGAATTGCGAACGGTGAACACTCTGCCATCGCATATATGCCAGGTCGTCTTGCCGGGATTGAGAATTTCAACTGGGGTGATTACCTTGGTAACCGGGAGGTGTTTGTGCTTAATGATGCTCATGCCGCATTGATGGCTGAATCTGCTTTTGGAGCCGGTAAGGGTTTGAAGAACATAGTGTTGCTGACTCTGGGCACAGGCGTTGGAGGAGGAATACTGATAAACGGGGAGTTATACACCGGCAAGGGGCTCATGGCCGGCCACCTGGGGCACATTACCCTGAACTCTGCAGTTGATGAGACCGGCATTACCGGTTCACCCGGCACTCTTGAACAGGCCATAGGCAACACAACGGTAGCCAGGCGTTCTGCCGGGCGCTTTGATTCAACATCGAAGCTGGTTGAAGCCTATCAAAAGGGCGACAGTTTTGCAGCCTTTGTATGGCTCGATTCGGTGCGCAAGCTTGCCCTGGCCATATGCTCAATAGCAAATGCAATATCTCCTGATGCAGTTATTCTGGGAGGGGGTATCACAAATGCAGGTAATTGCCTGTTCGGGCCATTGAATGATTTTATCGATGTTTATGAGTGGAGGCCCGGGGGCAAACAAACTGCAATCTTTCAGGCAGAATATTCTGATCTGTCAGGTGCGGTGGGTGCTGCAGCTTTTGCAATTGCCAGGGCAGGTAATAAATGA
- a CDS encoding dicarboxylate/amino acid:cation symporter: MLHLRLHWQILIALVLGILFGMFFKDHAGYVSWMGDVFLRALRMIIVPLVFSSIVTGIVNIGSGRSIGFLGIKAMAWYLSTSTLAILTGLFMVNLFRPGIGADLDLTQEPVLVVTEGTLGQVLMRIIPENVFLAFSDNSQMLSVIFFALLFGFFITRLEAGHREHLSGFFRAVFEVMMKITLFVIRFTPLGIFGLIASRIAAQDDLSSLVQSMGMYMFVVIAGILIHVFVTLPLIVKFIGKARPFRHFVAARIPLLTAFTTSSSNATLPLTMEAVKNNSGVSDKVGSFTLPLGATINMDGAALYECVAVIFIAQAYGIDLTIGQQVVVVLTSLLASVGSAGVPMAGLVMITIVLTAVGLPLEGVGLILAVDRIIDMFRTAANVWSDVCGAVVIARSEGEELKV; the protein is encoded by the coding sequence ATGCTACATCTCAGACTTCACTGGCAGATACTGATCGCCCTTGTGCTGGGTATATTGTTCGGTATGTTTTTCAAAGATCATGCAGGTTATGTTTCTTGGATGGGAGACGTGTTCCTCCGGGCGCTCCGGATGATTATCGTTCCCCTTGTTTTCAGCTCTATAGTAACGGGAATAGTAAATATCGGGAGTGGCAGGAGCATTGGTTTCCTGGGTATTAAGGCGATGGCATGGTATCTATCAACCAGCACCCTGGCTATCCTTACCGGACTTTTTATGGTAAACCTTTTCAGGCCGGGAATTGGAGCCGATCTTGACCTGACACAGGAGCCTGTTCTTGTAGTGACCGAAGGGACGCTAGGCCAGGTCCTTATGCGGATCATACCGGAGAATGTGTTCCTGGCCTTTTCCGACAACTCCCAGATGCTGTCAGTCATATTTTTTGCACTGCTTTTCGGCTTCTTCATAACCAGGCTTGAGGCGGGGCACCGGGAGCATCTGTCCGGGTTTTTCAGGGCGGTATTCGAGGTAATGATGAAGATCACACTCTTTGTCATCAGGTTCACCCCCCTGGGGATATTCGGCCTCATCGCCTCAAGAATTGCGGCCCAGGATGACCTCTCCTCGCTGGTGCAGAGTATGGGCATGTACATGTTCGTGGTCATAGCCGGTATACTGATACATGTTTTTGTGACCCTTCCGCTCATTGTTAAGTTTATAGGAAAGGCAAGGCCTTTCAGGCATTTTGTCGCGGCACGCATACCGTTGCTGACCGCGTTCACGACCTCCTCTTCAAATGCCACGCTTCCCCTTACCATGGAGGCTGTGAAGAACAATTCCGGGGTATCCGACAAGGTAGGGAGCTTCACGCTCCCGCTGGGTGCCACTATTAATATGGATGGTGCAGCCCTGTATGAATGTGTTGCCGTAATATTCATTGCACAGGCATATGGTATTGACCTTACCATTGGCCAGCAGGTTGTGGTGGTGCTTACCTCGCTGCTAGCCTCGGTCGGTTCAGCAGGGGTGCCGATGGCGGGACTGGTAATGATAACCATTGTGCTTACCGCTGTGGGGTTGCCCCTTGAGGGAGTGGGACTTATACTGGCGGTGGACAGGATAATTGATATGTTCAGAACGGCGGCCAACGTATGGAGTGATGTATGCGGCGCCGTGGTGATAGCCAGGTCAGAGGGGGAGGAGCTGAAAGTGTAA
- a CDS encoding tetratricopeptide repeat protein, with amino-acid sequence MQNASLHKVCIIIATLLFLSGCGPAVSMLVHDAFIRKELGDYEGAIEKLTRAIEADPENEDAWFFRGDARVSIGDYSNALDDLYRAIELNPDFHAAYNMRGNAKFLMGKPLAAIDDYSMAIELYPEYARAYNNRGYARMTIDRRHEALSDFENALIYNPQYVIAMNNRGLAKYRLGMHEEAIEDFEKTIELDQEYVMAWFNMALAEFDLGNHNRAALLLGRAVELDEKLTVGWLKLGYVRATMGDLPGACRSWQKAMELGDLEAWYLIQELCL; translated from the coding sequence ATGCAGAATGCATCTTTACATAAAGTATGCATTATCATCGCAACCCTGCTTTTTTTATCCGGCTGCGGGCCCGCGGTATCCATGCTTGTCCACGATGCTTTCATAAGAAAAGAACTGGGCGATTACGAAGGTGCAATAGAAAAACTTACCAGGGCAATTGAAGCCGACCCGGAAAACGAAGATGCCTGGTTCTTCCGCGGCGACGCCAGGGTAAGCATTGGTGATTACAGCAATGCACTGGATGACCTTTACAGGGCGATAGAGCTAAACCCGGATTTTCATGCTGCCTACAATATGCGGGGAAATGCAAAATTCCTGATGGGCAAGCCTCTGGCCGCCATTGATGATTATTCCATGGCAATAGAGCTGTACCCCGAATATGCAAGGGCCTACAATAACCGGGGCTATGCCAGAATGACAATTGACCGGAGACATGAAGCGCTAAGCGATTTCGAAAATGCACTCATCTACAATCCCCAATATGTAATTGCAATGAATAACAGGGGACTTGCAAAATACCGGCTGGGAATGCATGAAGAGGCAATAGAAGACTTCGAAAAAACCATCGAACTTGATCAGGAATATGTGATGGCCTGGTTCAATATGGCTCTTGCGGAGTTCGACCTGGGAAATCATAACCGTGCAGCACTCCTGTTGGGCAGGGCTGTTGAACTCGATGAAAAACTGACGGTTGGCTGGCTCAAGCTCGGTTACGTAAGGGCAACCATGGGAGATCTGCCCGGAGCATGTAGAAGCTGGCAAAAGGCAATGGAGCTGGGCGACCTGGAAGCCTGGTATCTAATCCAGGAGCTTTGCCTGTAA